A single region of the Dehalococcoidales bacterium genome encodes:
- a CDS encoding methyltransferase domain-containing protein has translation MPKEERKTAYDRVVEEAHNTDTESYIQSLLVSNPLRESTLRATVRALQLPEGSRGLDAGCGIGLQCLLLGEEVGPTGHVTGLDTSVEHLDYGRDIVKKAGLSEQISFQEGDVTKLPFDDNTFDWVWSADCVGYGPWEPLPLLKELARVVKPDGIVAIAAWSSEKLLPGYPRLESRLGATSAGIAPFVHGKNPELHFLRALGWFHELGLKEPRAKVFADSVCAPLNDEIRNALVALFDMRWPDVSTELSSDDLAEFQRLCLPDSPDFILNLPDYYAFFTYTVFWGKTAD, from the coding sequence ATGCCTAAGGAAGAACGCAAGACCGCTTATGATCGTGTCGTTGAGGAAGCTCATAACACGGATACTGAGTCTTATATACAGAGCTTATTAGTGTCCAACCCGCTAAGAGAGTCAACCCTTCGTGCAACGGTTAGGGCATTACAGCTGCCTGAGGGGAGCCGGGGACTGGATGCCGGATGTGGAATCGGTCTTCAATGCCTGTTACTGGGCGAGGAGGTGGGACCTACCGGTCATGTCACCGGCCTTGATACATCTGTGGAGCATTTGGATTATGGCCGGGATATTGTGAAGAAGGCTGGACTTTCAGAACAAATTTCTTTCCAGGAAGGGGATGTAACCAAGCTTCCCTTCGATGATAATACCTTCGATTGGGTATGGAGTGCCGACTGCGTGGGATATGGCCCCTGGGAACCTCTACCTTTATTGAAAGAGCTGGCGCGGGTAGTGAAGCCCGATGGTATTGTAGCCATTGCTGCCTGGTCTTCTGAAAAGCTGCTTCCCGGATATCCTCGGTTGGAATCCCGGCTGGGAGCAACATCGGCCGGCATTGCTCCTTTTGTACATGGGAAGAACCCAGAGTTACACTTCCTGCGTGCACTAGGCTGGTTTCACGAACTGGGGCTAAAGGAACCCAGGGCAAAAGTCTTTGCAGATAGTGTCTGTGCCCCCCTGAACGATGAAATACGCAATGCCCTGGTGGCTCTTTTTGATATGCGTTGGCCAGATGTATCAACCGAGTTGTCATCCGATGATTTAGCAGAATTCCAGCGTCTTTGCCTGCCGGATTCACCGGATTTCATTTTGAATCTACCGGATTACTACGCATTCTTCACCTATACAGTGTTCTGGGGTAAAACAGCCGATTGA
- a CDS encoding helix-turn-helix domain-containing protein — protein MELRQTSEAELDLIPEYCHYNDEGCEFADSCLNCPLPMCVYDVPGGRQRLLKRRRAEEMARLFTEEGKSTRELTQIFGVSLRTVQRALKVVFESKTDVEVTEDE, from the coding sequence ATGGAGTTGCGGCAGACCAGCGAAGCTGAACTGGACCTTATCCCGGAATACTGTCACTACAACGATGAGGGATGCGAGTTCGCTGATTCCTGTCTGAATTGCCCGCTGCCGATGTGTGTATATGATGTGCCCGGCGGCAGGCAGCGCCTTCTAAAGAGGCGGCGGGCCGAGGAAATGGCCAGGTTATTCACTGAAGAAGGTAAGAGCACTCGTGAGCTGACGCAGATATTCGGAGTCAGCCTGCGAACAGTACAGAGGGCACTGAAGGTAGTTTTTGAAAGCAAGACTGACGTGGAGGTCACGGAAGATGAGTGA
- a CDS encoding phage portal protein, with translation MSEDFNPTELARRDADRIRGYRKLLDFYHSVQWEGREKWGERRLTFNYAKVVVDKLTSYLMSGIDFAVEPVEESDGARTKAKKSEAALRKVYEDNGIEQLDFDTEIDCAILGDACYKVTWDQETGSVRVTAPDIQGIYTWRLGDDSSRIWRVASRYTLTADEVEILYQVRPQRKEAAVTELWTDREFELWLDDARVEKKPNPYGFIPFVIFPNLREPKRSWGISDLAQIMEPQREFNRAMSQLSRILELSGNPIAVLENIEESEDISVKPGAVWNIPEDAKAYLLDLLQGGGLRLHIDYLNLLYRTLHDVSESPRAAFGGTERDLSGVALEIEFQPLLQKVRRKRIIRAAAYNRRSRLILKLLEKYRNEDFGDSRPGVVWGPLLPRDADKMVANEQTLVQTGIHSRRRAMDELGVRDPEAEFGRWLEERGAILEMNHELNRKPSRGGVRERDTETPDRTGEE, from the coding sequence ATGAGTGAGGATTTCAACCCCACAGAGCTGGCCCGCCGTGATGCGGATAGAATCAGAGGCTACCGGAAGCTGTTGGACTTTTATCACAGCGTTCAGTGGGAAGGTAGAGAGAAGTGGGGTGAGAGGCGCTTGACCTTCAACTACGCCAAGGTGGTTGTTGACAAGTTGACCTCGTACCTGATGTCCGGTATTGACTTCGCCGTTGAACCAGTAGAGGAATCGGATGGGGCGAGGACGAAGGCTAAGAAGTCTGAAGCAGCCCTCCGCAAGGTATATGAAGACAACGGCATCGAACAGCTTGACTTCGATACCGAGATTGATTGTGCCATACTCGGTGACGCCTGCTACAAGGTTACCTGGGACCAGGAGACCGGGAGTGTGCGGGTAACTGCACCGGATATCCAGGGAATCTACACCTGGCGACTGGGTGACGACAGCTCCCGAATATGGCGGGTGGCTTCGAGGTATACACTGACCGCCGACGAGGTTGAAATCCTGTACCAGGTCAGGCCTCAGCGCAAGGAGGCAGCAGTCACCGAGCTGTGGACGGACCGGGAGTTTGAGCTGTGGCTCGATGATGCCCGGGTGGAAAAGAAGCCCAACCCCTATGGGTTCATACCCTTCGTTATCTTCCCCAACCTGAGGGAGCCCAAGAGGTCCTGGGGGATTTCCGACCTGGCACAGATAATGGAGCCTCAGCGTGAGTTCAACCGGGCAATGTCACAGCTTTCAAGGATACTGGAGTTGTCCGGTAATCCGATTGCCGTCCTGGAGAACATCGAGGAGTCCGAGGACATTTCCGTAAAGCCCGGGGCGGTGTGGAACATCCCGGAAGACGCCAAGGCCTACCTGCTTGACCTGTTGCAGGGTGGGGGGCTGAGACTGCATATCGATTATCTCAACCTGCTCTACCGCACACTGCACGACGTATCGGAATCGCCGCGTGCTGCTTTCGGTGGCACTGAGCGGGACCTTTCCGGGGTTGCCCTGGAGATTGAGTTCCAGCCACTGCTGCAGAAAGTCAGGCGAAAACGAATAATCAGGGCGGCTGCCTACAACCGGAGGAGTCGACTGATACTCAAGTTGCTGGAGAAGTATCGGAATGAGGACTTCGGGGATAGCCGTCCCGGCGTGGTCTGGGGTCCCTTGCTACCGCGGGATGCCGACAAGATGGTGGCCAACGAGCAGACGCTGGTCCAGACCGGCATTCATTCCCGGCGTCGGGCGATGGATGAGCTTGGCGTTAGAGACCCGGAGGCGGAGTTTGGCCGGTGGCTTGAGGAGAGAGGGGCCATTCTGGAGATGAACCATGAACTCAACCGTAAACCGTCCAGGGGTGGAGTGAGGGAGAGAGATACTGAAACCCCGGACAGAACCGGTGAGGAATAA